Proteins from a single region of Capsicum annuum cultivar UCD-10X-F1 unplaced genomic scaffold, UCD10Xv1.1 ctg76713, whole genome shotgun sequence:
- the LOC124894667 gene encoding precursor of CEP8: MACLKHICVFSFLVAVIACHQVLIAEGRQLKELKHPESGNEIPERQSFSTDDTSKAPSGKVKYAPTSTGNSPGIGHSSSVPKANDQPKHTSTGEVSIDDVKAGHSPGIGHASQNEKIGPNV; encoded by the coding sequence ATGGCTTGTCTCAAACATATTTGTGTATTTAGTTTCCTTGTTGCAGTAATTGCTTGCCATCAAGTTCTTATTGCTGAGGGAAGACAACTgaaagaattgaaacaccccGAAAGTGGAAATGAAATTCCTGAAAGACAAAGTTTTAGTACTGATGACACTTCAAAAGCACCAAGTGGAAAAGTAAAGTACGCACCAACTTCAACAGGAAATAGCCCAGGTATTGGACATTCATCTTCAGTGCCAAAAGCAAATGATCAACCAAAGCACACTAGTACTGGTGAAGTAAGCATAGACGATGTCAAAGCAGGACACAGCCCGGGTATTGGTCATGCTtctcaaaatgaaaaaattggtCCAAATGTTTAG